One window of Chryseobacterium sp. JJR-5R genomic DNA carries:
- a CDS encoding NAD(P)H-binding protein — translation MKIIVTGSLGNISRPLVMQLVNQGHQVTVISSSAARKAEIEQLGAQAAIGEVEDGIFLTKIFEGHDAAYCMMPPFNFFGKQNLDYQEQAFNISTNYVQAIQKAGIKKVIHLSSVGAKKPAGAGVLVFHYIAESVFKQLPPDVAVTHLRPGSFDYNLYAFMEMIKGKGFLEGVIGKLLYLKHYGLKGLLKGYSGIILSNYGATDKIAWVSPIDIASAIAEEFNAQHKGKRIRYVASEELTCQEIAAVLGNAIGKPYLKWVLISDVQMKDAFIKIGASEKIAIEFTEMNVAMHDGSLFQDYFKNRPALLGRVKIKDFAKEFALKYKEQ, via the coding sequence ATGAAAATAATTGTGACAGGTTCCTTAGGAAATATCAGCAGGCCGTTGGTGATGCAATTGGTTAACCAAGGACATCAGGTTACCGTGATCAGCAGTTCGGCCGCTAGGAAGGCAGAAATAGAGCAGTTGGGAGCACAAGCTGCTATCGGGGAAGTAGAGGATGGTATTTTTCTAACCAAAATTTTTGAAGGTCATGATGCTGCCTACTGTATGATGCCGCCCTTTAACTTTTTTGGGAAACAGAATCTTGATTATCAGGAACAGGCATTCAACATCAGTACGAATTACGTTCAGGCGATTCAAAAAGCAGGTATCAAAAAAGTAATTCACCTGAGTAGTGTTGGTGCCAAAAAACCAGCCGGGGCAGGGGTCTTGGTTTTTCACTATATTGCAGAAAGTGTTTTTAAACAACTTCCTCCGGACGTAGCGGTTACCCATCTTCGTCCTGGATCTTTCGATTATAATTTGTACGCCTTTATGGAGATGATCAAGGGCAAAGGATTTTTGGAAGGGGTAATCGGTAAATTACTCTACCTTAAGCATTATGGTCTCAAAGGTCTTCTGAAAGGATATTCCGGAATTATATTATCAAATTATGGGGCAACCGATAAAATCGCCTGGGTATCGCCCATAGATATTGCATCCGCCATCGCAGAGGAATTTAATGCTCAACACAAAGGCAAAAGAATAAGATATGTTGCCAGTGAAGAACTCACATGCCAGGAAATAGCCGCTGTTTTGGGAAACGCTATCGGAAAGCCATACCTGAAATGGGTGCTGATCAGCGATGTCCAAATGAAGGACGCCTTTATAAAAATAGGGGCATCAGAAAAAATCGCGATAGAATTTACGGAAATGAATGTGGCGATGCATGATGGTAGTCTTTTTCAGGATTACTTTAAAAACAGACCAGCCCTGTTGGGCAGGGTGAAAATTAAAGATTTTGCGAAAGAATTCGCCTTAAAATATAAAGAGCAATGA
- a CDS encoding helix-turn-helix transcriptional regulator — translation MNLYSFSILIFFIQSMYAQELKIDKLSEQIYDYNNNLQYKKSQDTLLNLLENNQVSPGDKIEINILLSQTYKRLQDYTSVKYYLSNANTIAKENKLAEAYNEINAQFAFAYFDTQDYKKAEKIMQLISSHNYSNLSPDDKAKILMQEGYIHYRDKNFKKAEDYYRRTALLMKKNSICDLPIVYGKQIQLYFSLHDEAKALQYYHMGVGNAKQCKILKYEIYLAEVMMNFYKEKNDPYKVLKFTKKFDSLNKLYKPSENLQSLHLNRDLKARQIEREARKSVSVITISYLLAILVLCIIIYFIVKYALAAKKNNMVYLNEIESMKQILVNHQAEKNRGIELNKKLNKKQLLMLEMMKDGKSNKEIGCEFNITESTVKYHIKSIYEALNIKTRKDLKDIN, via the coding sequence ATGAATCTGTATTCGTTCTCAATTTTAATATTTTTCATCCAGTCAATGTATGCTCAGGAATTGAAAATTGATAAATTATCCGAACAGATTTATGATTACAATAATAATCTTCAATATAAAAAATCACAGGATACTCTTTTAAATCTGCTTGAAAATAACCAGGTGTCTCCCGGAGATAAAATAGAAATCAATATTTTGCTTTCGCAAACCTACAAACGGCTGCAGGATTACACTTCTGTGAAATATTATCTGTCAAACGCCAATACCATAGCAAAAGAAAATAAATTGGCAGAAGCCTATAATGAAATTAATGCACAGTTCGCGTTTGCATATTTTGATACCCAGGATTATAAAAAGGCCGAAAAAATTATGCAGTTAATTTCCAGTCATAATTACAGCAACCTGTCTCCTGACGATAAAGCAAAAATCCTGATGCAGGAGGGATATATCCATTACAGGGATAAAAATTTTAAAAAAGCCGAAGATTATTACAGAAGGACAGCATTATTGATGAAAAAAAACAGTATCTGTGATTTACCTATAGTTTACGGAAAGCAGATACAGCTTTACTTTTCTTTACATGACGAAGCTAAGGCACTGCAGTATTATCATATGGGAGTAGGCAATGCTAAACAATGTAAAATCCTGAAGTATGAAATTTACCTTGCTGAAGTAATGATGAATTTTTATAAAGAAAAGAATGATCCTTATAAGGTGCTGAAATTCACTAAGAAGTTTGATTCATTAAATAAACTGTATAAACCTTCGGAAAACCTTCAGTCTCTACATCTCAACCGCGATCTTAAAGCACGGCAGATTGAGAGGGAGGCCAGGAAGTCTGTTTCCGTTATAACGATATCCTATTTATTAGCCATCTTGGTTCTCTGTATTATCATATATTTTATTGTTAAGTACGCTTTGGCCGCTAAAAAAAATAATATGGTATATCTTAACGAAATCGAGTCAATGAAGCAAATATTAGTCAATCATCAGGCAGAAAAAAACCGCGGAATCGAATTAAACAAAAAATTAAATAAAAAACAGCTTTTGATGTTAGAGATGATGAAGGATGGAAAAAGCAATAAGGAAATCGGGTGCGAATTTAATATTACCGAAAGTACAGTCAAATACCATATAAAAAGCATATATGAAGCCCTGAATATTAAAACAAGGAAAGATTTAAAAGATATAAATTGA
- a CDS encoding DUF2147 domain-containing protein, whose translation MLFSQSKADDIVGTWYSPVKEGNVQIFKNGKNYSGKLTYLKHSTDHEGEPLLDVNNPDKEKRKMPLVGILLLKDITFDDKKNNWKGKLYDYDGNKGNTYDSYLTITKNGSLNIKGFWGFSFFGLNPGLTLDKVDME comes from the coding sequence ATGTTATTTTCACAATCAAAAGCCGATGATATTGTAGGTACTTGGTACAGTCCGGTAAAAGAAGGCAATGTGCAGATATTTAAAAATGGTAAAAACTATTCCGGCAAACTAACCTATTTGAAACATTCTACTGATCATGAAGGAGAACCTCTTTTAGACGTAAATAATCCTGACAAAGAAAAACGGAAAATGCCCCTGGTAGGAATTCTTTTATTAAAAGATATTACATTCGATGATAAAAAGAACAACTGGAAGGGAAAACTTTATGATTACGATGGGAACAAGGGCAATACCTACGATTCTTATCTTACCATTACCAAAAACGGCAGCCTGAATATTAAAGGCTTTTGGGGATTTTCTTTCTTCGGATTAAATCCCGGACTTACTTTAGACAAAGTTGATATGGAATAA
- a CDS encoding helix-turn-helix transcriptional regulator produces the protein MNVQQPYRIKTIKEYHNILGMGNPEHPMISVVDLAGIIPYKSKERIRVIFDFYIISLKKVEAGHVQYGYGQQKYDFDDGILFFISPKQIFSFKADDDFKSSGSMLLIHPDFLWGNPLAKTIKKYEFFNYAINEALFVSEKEQLVLNSFIKNIEQEYHSHIDKFSESIIISQIESFLNYSNRFYTRQFLTRKIWGSQILDKLEKILDDYFDDEDMINKGLPTVQYIAGLLNCSPNYLSGTLKTLTGQNTQQHIHEKIIEKAKEKLSTTTLTIGEIAFELGFEYSQSFSKLFKSKTNLSPVQFRESFN, from the coding sequence ATGAATGTGCAGCAGCCCTACAGGATAAAAACCATCAAAGAATATCATAACATACTGGGGATGGGTAATCCCGAACATCCAATGATAAGTGTGGTAGACCTTGCCGGAATAATACCTTACAAAAGTAAGGAAAGGATCAGGGTGATCTTTGATTTTTACATTATTTCACTCAAAAAGGTGGAGGCCGGTCATGTACAATACGGCTATGGGCAGCAAAAATATGATTTCGATGACGGTATTTTGTTCTTTATTTCACCCAAACAGATATTTTCATTTAAGGCGGATGATGATTTTAAGAGTTCAGGAAGTATGTTGCTCATCCATCCGGACTTTTTATGGGGAAATCCATTAGCTAAAACCATTAAAAAATATGAGTTTTTCAATTATGCGATAAACGAAGCGCTGTTTGTTTCCGAAAAAGAACAACTTGTATTGAACAGTTTTATCAAAAATATTGAGCAGGAATATCATTCACACATCGATAAATTCAGTGAGTCGATCATTATTTCTCAGATTGAATCATTCCTTAATTATTCCAATCGGTTTTATACGCGTCAGTTTCTTACACGTAAAATATGGGGAAGTCAGATCCTGGATAAGCTGGAAAAAATCCTTGACGACTATTTTGATGATGAAGACATGATCAATAAAGGATTGCCAACCGTACAATATATTGCCGGGCTTCTCAATTGTTCTCCCAACTATCTGAGTGGTACTTTAAAAACCCTGACCGGTCAGAATACCCAACAGCATATTCACGAGAAGATCATTGAAAAGGCAAAGGAAAAACTTTCGACCACTACGCTTACCATAGGCGAAATTGCTTTTGAACTTGGATTCGAGTATTCACAGTCTTTTAGTAAGTTGTTTAAAAGCAAGACAAATCTTTCCCCAGTTCAATTCCGGGAATCCTTCAATTAA